The Novosphingobium aromaticivorans DSM 12444 genome segment CACATAGACGCGCGCGAAATCGCCGCCCGCGCCCATCTGGCGGTCCATTTCCGTATAGAAGTCGGTGTCGATGTAGATGCCCGCGTCGCTCGGGCAATAGAACGGCCCCATCGCGCTCTGCGCCGCGCCGCAGCCGGATTGGCCAGCCTGCGAATAGAACACCAGCTTGGGTGCGTTGAACGGGATGTTGGCCTGCTGGAACAGCGGTCCCCAGGTCTTGTTGAGCGAGGACAGGGCGTTGCAGCTCTCGCGGCTGAATTCGTTGACGGTGCAGCTTTCGGAAGCGGAGGTGCCGCCCTGCTGCTCCACCGGCGCGCTCGTCTGGACTTGCTGGAGGGAGCCGAGCATCTGCGCCGGGTCCACACCGAAAACGAGCGCGGCGATCAGCGCGATGACAATCGAGCCGCAGCCGAGCTTGCCCCCTCCGCCGAGTGGAAAGCGCCCTCCGCGCTGGTCTTCGACATTGATGGAATTGTCGAAATCGTCGAGACGCATTGCATGCCCCTTCATACCTATTTGCGACTGGACAAGCGCGACTTCGCCCGCGATGCCAATCCGATCTACCTATCCAGAATCTCCGGAGTTGGCGAATGTTCCTGAAGGACAAGTGTGCGCTTGTGACTGGCTCGACCTCGGGCATCGGCCTTGCCTATGCGCGGGCTCTCGCGGCGGAAGGGGCGCATATCGTTCTCAACGGCTTCGGCGATCCGGCCGAGATCGAGGCGCTTTGCCGGGAACTCGCCGACGCCAGCGGCGGACGAGCGATCTTTGCGGCGGGGGATCTTACGCGGCGCGAGGGCACCGAGGCGATGATGGCGACGGCGCTGGCCGAATTCGGCGCGGTGGACATCCTGATCAACAACGCCGGCATGCAGCACGTGGCGCCGGTCGAGGAGTTCCCGGTCGAGAAGTGGGATGCGATCATCGCGCTCAACCTCACGTCGGCCTTCGATGCCTGCCGGCTCGCAATTCCGGGGATGAAGGCCAAGGGCTGGGGGCGCATCATCTTCACGGCTTCTGCCCACTCGCTCACGGCATCGCCGTTCAAGGCGGCCTATGTCTCGGCAAAGCACGGGATCGCAGGGCTGACGAAGACGCTGGCGCTGGAACTGGCGACGCATGGGGTGACCGCCAACTGCATCAGCCCCGGCTATGTCTGGACTCCGCTGGTCGAGAACCAGATCCCCGACACGATGAAGGCGCGGGGGATGACGCGCGAGCAGGTGATCAACGACGTGCTGCTGACCCGCCAGCCGACCAAGCAGTTCGTCCAGCCCGAGGACGTGGCCGCGCTGGCGCTGTTCCTGTGCCGGCACGAGGCGCGCAACATCACCGGTGCGAACTACAACATGGATGGTGGCTGGGTGGCGGAATAAGGCGTCCGGCACCGCTCGTCGTAAAGTTCTGTTCATCCGGCGCGGCCCAATTGGGAACTTGCGTCGGGCTCCGGGTTTTGAGAGCAAGGGCGTGCGACGAAGCGTTTGAGGACGGCGATGAAGCGAGCCGGGTGCGGCAACAGGGGCGGCTTGCGAAAAACGATGACAGCGGCGCTTGTCATCGCGGCGCTGGCGCTCGTCGCCGCAAGGCCCGCGCCGAGGAAGCCCACGCCGCTCGAGAACACGCTGAAGGTCCACGTCGAGACGCTGGCAAGCGACGATTTCGACGGGCGCGAACCTGGCACCGAGGGCGAAACCAAGACGTTGCGCTATCTGGCGCGGCAGTGGTTCGACATCGGCATGGAGGCGGGCACGAACATCCCCGGCAGCGGATGGTTCGCTCCGGTGGAACTGGTCGAGCGCGAACCGCTGGTGTCGCGGGCCAGCTTCGTGCGCGGGCGCAAGCGGGTCAGCCTGCCGGCCGACAGCGTTTTCGTGGTGACTTCCGGCCTGCGCAGCCTTGTCCAGGACGCGCCCCTGCTGTTCGTCGGCCATGCAACGTCGCCTGGCGTTCCGCGGGCTGAGCTGGCGGGCCGGGTGGCGGTCATGCTGGACAGCCAGGCAGCCGTTGGCGATCCTCAGCGGAGCAGCGACCGGGCCGGAAAGCTGCTGGATGCGGGCGCACTGGCGGTCGTCACGATCCTCGATGGCGAACGCGGGATCGAAGACGTGATCGCGCGGCGGCGGCGAGCGGGCTACGCGATCGCCGGCGAGACGCTGGGCAACGAGATCGAGGCCTTCCTTTCGCCCGCCGCCGCGAACCTGCTGCTGGCCACTTCCGCCCATCCCAATGTGGCGCGCCTGCGTGCCGATGCCGACGCACCGGGCTTTGCGCCCTACCTGCTAGGCATAACCGCGACGTTCGAGGCGACGAGCCGCGAGACGCGGATCAAGACCCACAACCTCATCGGCCGGCTCCCGGGGCGCAACCCTGCGGCCGGAGCGGTGCTGATGCTGGCGCACTGGGACCACTTCGGCGAATGCGCCGCGCCGCCCGCGGAGGACCTCATCTGCAACGGCGCGATCGACAACGCCTCCGGCCTGGCGGTGATGACCGAGACCGCGCGGCTGCTGTCGCGCGGGAGACCGATGGAGCGTGACGTCTATTTCCTCGCGACCACGGGCGAGGAACTCGGCCTGCTTGGCGCCATGGCCTTTGCCGAGGACCCGCCGATCCCGCTCGACCGTATCGTCGCGGCCTTCAACGTCGACAGCACCGGGCTGGTGCC includes the following:
- a CDS encoding 3-hydroxybutyrate dehydrogenase, coding for MFLKDKCALVTGSTSGIGLAYARALAAEGAHIVLNGFGDPAEIEALCRELADASGGRAIFAAGDLTRREGTEAMMATALAEFGAVDILINNAGMQHVAPVEEFPVEKWDAIIALNLTSAFDACRLAIPGMKAKGWGRIIFTASAHSLTASPFKAAYVSAKHGIAGLTKTLALELATHGVTANCISPGYVWTPLVENQIPDTMKARGMTREQVINDVLLTRQPTKQFVQPEDVAALALFLCRHEARNITGANYNMDGGWVAE
- a CDS encoding M28 family metallopeptidase — protein: MTAALVIAALALVAARPAPRKPTPLENTLKVHVETLASDDFDGREPGTEGETKTLRYLARQWFDIGMEAGTNIPGSGWFAPVELVEREPLVSRASFVRGRKRVSLPADSVFVVTSGLRSLVQDAPLLFVGHATSPGVPRAELAGRVAVMLDSQAAVGDPQRSSDRAGKLLDAGALAVVTILDGERGIEDVIARRRRAGYAIAGETLGNEIEAFLSPAAANLLLATSAHPNVARLRADADAPGFAPYLLGITATFEATSRETRIKTHNLIGRLPGRNPAAGAVLMLAHWDHFGECAAPPAEDLICNGAIDNASGLAVMTETARLLSRGRPMERDVYFLATTGEELGLLGAMAFAEDPPIPLDRIVAAFNVDSTGLVPAGAPVGIVGRGMTPLDPLIADVVRRMKRKLAPGDGANAYIRRQDSWILMQHDVPTVMVSSSYGNMERLERFMEDTYHRPTDQAGAGIDYGGMADDVLLQAELVRAFADPKRYPGAGSKRAQTP
- a CDS encoding KPN_02809 family neutral zinc metallopeptidase, translated to MRLDDFDNSINVEDQRGGRFPLGGGGKLGCGSIVIALIAALVFGVDPAQMLGSLQQVQTSAPVEQQGGTSASESCTVNEFSRESCNALSSLNKTWGPLFQQANIPFNAPKLVFYSQAGQSGCGAAQSAMGPFYCPSDAGIYIDTDFYTEMDRQMGAGGDFARVYVMAHEYGHHIQNLLGTSDKVRQLQQRSPSQANQLSVRLELQADCYAGVWAGRNRDRIEAGDIEEGMRAAHQIGDDTLMKAAGRRPVEEAFTHGSSAQRMQWLRKGLETGDEDQCDTFTDL